Below is a genomic region from Ascaphus truei isolate aAscTru1 chromosome 5, aAscTru1.hap1, whole genome shotgun sequence.
TCTTTGGGGTGAACGTGTGGGAGTCCTTGCTGTGGGATCACGTCCATGGTTAGTTGATCGTTGTCTTCTTCTTGACGTTGAATGCTGGGccagtgccagtggttgagccagtgctggGGGTTGTGCCAATGCTTGAGCCAGTgccaatggttgagccagtgccgggggttttgCCAGTGGTAGAGCCAGTGCCAGGGGTTgtgccagtgccgggggttgtgccagtggtttAGCCAGTGCCAGGGGTTGTGCCAGTGGTAGAGCCAGTGCCaggggttgtgccagtggttgagccagtgccgagGGTTGTGCCAATGCTTGAGCCAGTgccaatggttgagccagtgccggggatTGTGCCAGctgttgagccagtgccggggttgtgccagtggttgagccattgccgggggttgtgccagtggttgagccagtgccgggggttgtgccagtggttgagccagtgccgggggttgtgccagtggttgagccagtgccgggggttgtgccagtggttgagccagtgccgggggttgtgccagtggttgagccagtgctgggggttgtgccagtggttgagccagtgccgggggttgtgccagtggttgagccagtgccgggggttgtgccagtggttgagtcAGAGCCAATGGTTGGGCCAGTGCGAGCTGATGTTGCTGCGGCtgtgccagtgccagtgccaggGGAATAGCCTGTGCCATTGGATCCTGCGCCATTGGATCCTGCTGTACCATTGCCTGGGTCTCTGGCTCTGTTTGGGTCTCTGGCTCTGTTTGGGTCTCTGGCTCTGTTTgggtctctggctctctttgggtCTCCGGCTCTCTTTtggtctctggctctctttgggtctctggctctctttgggtctccggctctctttgggtctctggctctctttgggtCTCTGGCTCAGATAGTAGCTCTAGATCTGATAGTAGCTCTGGATCGGATAGTAGGTGTACATCGGATTGGGCCTGTGGCTCGCTTTCTGGCTGGGATTGTGGCTGTGACTGTGGCATGGGCTGTGCCTGGACATGTGCCACAACCTGGCCCATACATTTGGCAATGATAGAGAGGCTATTTGCCATGTTGTCCAGTGTCTCCTGTTGTTTAGTCATAAGttgtggaaaagaagttatatcagtggcgctcaacactgtaatgatcaaagcaattctaatagatattataaaatatatattataaaatatacaaccagagccacggaaatcgcccgtccgattggatgctccacgtggtaagggtaaacatgtaaatatacaaagaaatcaaatcatagcataatactgtaaaacatacacatacataaacaaacaacacttaacaaacgctgagaacaacaggtaactactcacaatagcatttaatatggcatatcattaatatcataaaatacacttattacacataaaatagtacatacactggcgacacactttattcgagctcggctagtcccacgaattcgggtatacccgggtgtattgaggtttgtgactgttttctgcccaagtgcattgagttattttccagcagggattgaagcattttattcccactggctgcaatactgcacagtacatatatatatactgcattacaattcatgaatttatgccatctggtagacacgccaagcattgcagcctattaaatcctaatcattatcatttaacagatcagccgcccatcagccaggcatgaacccaggctgggaaggcaaatgcaacggggcttgtcagaggtgaggagcggcgcattccaggtatctgccaggtacataccgggtatttgctcgaataaagtgtgtcggtgcagtaaaaacatatattaggttcaggcaagattctccaactcgggtgggggtacctgcttaccgaaaacaggatgtaatcaggcaatggataattcaaagagtaaaaaaaatgtttttcattacttttaacccctgaggaagaaagcaagactttcgaaacgcttagggtggttctgtgagggccccactactcgggtgtgagtgctgtacccttccgaagctgggagctgtgagctgtgagctgtgggaaagcacatgctggcgtaggaatatccaacatttcagcattgctgtgtttggtgcacgtggtgcgggcagaccaggaagtatctctgtgtgtggtcctggagcttctgcagtgctgggagaggactgaggcagacgcagctagctggaaaaacctgtccctgcccaggtgttaagcagcagcagcagcagctatccataagaggggatactctttgaattatccattgcctgattacatcctgttttcggtaagcaggtacccccacccgagttggagaatcttgcctgaacctaatatatgtttttatgtactattttatgtgtaataagtgtattttatgatattaatgatatgccatattaaatgctattgtgagtagttacctgttgttctcagcgtttgttaagtgttgtttgtttatgtatgtgtatgttttacagtattatgctatgatttgatttctttgtatatttacatgtttacccttaccacgtggagcatccaatcggacgggcgatttccgtggctctggttgtatattttataatatatattttataatatctattagaattgctttgatcattacagtgttgagcgccactgatataacttcttttccacttctatagcctgactaggggtcagggttatatcaccggctgccagctcactgtgggatatagcgctacctatttgttttttcccTTAGTCATAAGTTGTGTCATGTTTTTCATTTcatcatatattttttcattggTTTTAGCCTGTCTGTCTGCCCGATCTTACTGGTTTTTGATAAACCTGGCCTCTAGGCTGGTTAAATTcgacaatgcttcagcacaaacctggTCTCCCTGGCCTGCGTGGATCTCCCCGTTGTCATCACTTTGTGGTTTTTGTGTATCCTGTAATCCAATAAAATCAGGTCCGGAATCTTCAGCATCTGGAACAGGAATATGTGGGGGATCGACTATCATCTCATCATCACTTCTGACACGTTGTTGTGGTGATGCAGACGCATCTGAATCTGTGTCCTCAGCAATCACTATATAATAAAGAACAAAATGTTAAAATCAACATAATGACTAAGTAATTTtgtgctcctctttatttgccTGTACATACAATGTTAATGCACATATTGTTATGCTATTTCATTTATACGTGcatcagttaaagctgcagttcaagctcctgttttttaatttttttatattttttttaacttcaatagtttgatgtgtgcaatctctaattgccTAAACAACTGCATAACTGGCGGTCAATTAGTTCTCCTTGTATTGATGGGCGGAGTTTGGCGACATCTtgaaatatggggaatgtaaatggttgctagtggaacaagaggaacaagcatgcttgttaaaatacaatacaagaaaattggtctttcaaagttgtttttttaaaacagaacatgctacaagtattttttcttactacacaactgatttattaaaaaatacacacatgcaggatattgcttgaactgcagccaTGTTGCCATTTCCTGATCACATCATCTAaacccagggtgggcaaccctgtcgccattcgccacttgtggcgaattggcagtcaAGGTGTGGCGAAGTGcggcaagcgcgagtcccccccgcctctccccgGCAAGCGTGACTCCTCCCGCCTCAGCaagcgcttgttcagcgctgccagtaacagagacacatacacggCAGTAAGCTGGGTTTCTCCTCTCTCCGTGTACCATCGCCGCTTTGCTGCAacagagtgtctctccctcccccctctccctcccttcctgtccgACCACAGTTTACCTTCAGACAAGAGATAGTCATTTGGCACCTACGGGTTCCTGCTGACACACCGGCAGTCAACAACACGGACCATGTGTTGTTACTGTAGCCTCCTGCATTAATGTATAAAGCGGCAGTAACATTATACAAGatgtctcctctccctcccggcaGGCGTGATTCTGTGCAGGACAAGCTGAATGAGACAGCTGCTAGCTGTGTAAATACCAGGCATGTTGCACCTTCTGCAGTAAGCATATCTTTTTCCAGCAAGTCATAAAGTAAATCAACCAGGAGAGATAGTACCAGCAGTCTGAGAATGTAGCCCAGTGACAAAAGCAGGTTAAAAGCACAGGACAAACTGTTTGATATGTGAGGAGTGAACTGCAGTATGTTTGATGCAGGTATTGCAGTCACAGGGAAGACATGGTAAACTGAAACCTAAATACAGATTACTTGAGAGCCGGGGGAAGAAACATAGCAGACAATACAGGTCTCAAAAGAGAGCCTTAAATGTAGCAACAGTCAATCCACAGTAGGTAAAACCAACAATTTAAATTAGGAGGATGACTGTGGATGAAGAATTACCAGGCAGAGAACATCAGTGTTAAGCGACCATCCTGAAGACATGCCGTCTGCAACTTTTCAGTTACATGTTCAAAGGGTTAAACCTAGGTGATTGATGTTTTtttaccaaaatctgacaccAATAAGGATTCATTTAAAAACATTATGAGCTAATACTCGGGGTTGATTTCATTTCCCATTTGTCTGTTGTTACTGTGTGCACAGCAAGTACTTGCAAagtcacacacagccccctctccccttatctttatcaaTTCTCTGATGAGGACAAAATATGcacagggtaaagaaaacacttggttgACAAGCACTTTcctattcagaggcccctaataaATTGAACTAGTTAATTGGCagtcaaagtgtggcgaattgagTAACTACTTGTTGTTTCCCATTGTAATAGGAAGCGTGGCagcaagcgcgagtcccctcccatccccctggcaagcgcgagtcccctcccatccccctggcaaacgcgagtcccctcccatccccctggcaagcgcgagtcccctcccatccccctggcaAGCGCGAGTACGCCGTCAGCAGCGGCGCTAGTGCTGAGGGGACAAGCGGAGGAGAAATAACacattttcgcatgcgcaacataatacctcaatttttacatggtgtggctattttcacttctaattcgccacacctgtggctacattgaaaaataggttgcccacccctgatctaaacagatgattgtagttttatgtatgtataaatgcTTGCATTTCCCACTATTTCTGAATTAAATATTGATGTCATAGCATACGACTCACCTGGTGTCGAATGTGAGAGAGATGGCCCAATATCTCGGTTCCCTCCAATTCCAAATATAAGGCGGGGAGTCATAATTGAAGACATCTTTTCCTCGTAGGAGTGTAAATGCAGTGATGCTGGAGGTCCgcctgttatggattacagggaCCAAGGGTCAAACATAGCATACATATGTCATAAGTACAGCTTTGGGCATACTGTCACATATTCACTAGTTGTTGCTTTGGGATGGGTACATAAGATATCTGCGGTTTGTAAGCAGAATTTTGCTGAAGAGATAAGAATCTTAGCAGAACAGGTGTTCACGCCTTCTCAATGTATGAGCTTACGGTAAATGGCACGGATATGAAACCACATACATCTTGTGGTTATTTTGCTACGCAGATTGAAATGAGTTTGGAAACTTTGCTAGTTTTGGGTTATTTCCCTTGTTTTTCATGAAGACAATTATGACgcatgacaagggcaataaaagTTTGGGTGAGGCCAAATTCAGACAGAGAACCGAGTGGCACGCCACGGCATACGAGACTTACCGAGACTGGCATGATATTTCGTGATACCTAgttggtttgtgagtatgacaGCATACCCagtaaataatctctgcatagatAGATTAACATAAGTATTGGATTATTAGGCGATTTTTGCTTATTGTTTCTTATTATCATGTTGTATCTCAATAAACATGACTCTTATCTTATACAACTCTGAGTGACCTCTCTTAATAATATCCTCACGATACCCTGCACATAAAGGGTGTGAGGCCGTTTTCTCTGCAGGATAAGAAATTGTGATACAGTACTTCTGCTTAGAGCAGGACATAACGTGTCATAAGACATTGCCTGAGAGAAGGAGGTATGGCATAACTGACCCCCATGATACGCCTCCTGTCCCACATGTGATGCGTCCGGCCTGTGCCATCTTATTCTTGAGTCTATGTTTGATGTCCCCAAATCGTTTTTTACACGTCTCTGGGGTCCTTTGAAAGACGCCTGCTGATGAGACAGCTCGGCATATCTGTGCCCACAATTTTGTCTTCTGACTGGTCTTGGttttacctgtgtatatgtaacaaTGTGTTAATATACATTTCAGTAGTGATTTCATAATGTATGGTAGTATAAAAAACATTTTAacaacatgtacatataattacAGACACCTATTAGGCTATGTCATGCGCGCATTCCTGACAAATTACATGTGCCCAATCAGCTGCACAACTCTGTTATAGCATACATGTTTACCAGCTCAATGTTCCGTTACGCATGTCTTGCATAAACATTTATGGCATCTTTTTAGCATTTCTTTTAACACTGGGAGGAAATTACTGTGAGGGAGTCGGTAAGTAacatagtcccactttgtggtgactaTGATAATGGGCCTGTAAAAGGGGTAAGTGACCATGAAACGTGAcgtttcccctgcgtctcaccgcacccacttccttccctgttagggatttCTTTATCATATCCCTCCCTTTTTAGTAATGTcacttttcccccttccctcaccctccTGTTAATTGTATGTGATGAGAGTTTTTGGGCACATTGACAATTAATGTTCTTCACTTTTACTCATTCATAtatatcagcatttcaagtatcattgattgtttagtattcattatgagtgcggggaacactttttatgttctatatgtacTTAGGAGAGATTAGAggtctcttcattgttccccagcaCCCACAACTTACCTATGTCAAATATAGTTAATACATAAGATAGTGCGGCCTACAACATACTTTCTATATTCTAATAGAATAATTAATAAAACATTCTTACATGATAATGATCCATAGAGTTGTTCATAGGAATCCATGACACCTTCAACAAGAATGTCATTTTCGCGAGGGGTAAAGCGCAGGTTTCTTAGGCCCTCTGTCCGCGCCTGGCTTGTtgatggcccctcatcacttccatcctcCTCCGCATCATTGTTCGTATGGtggacagtgtccctctctccctgtccagtactcccgctaccctcacccacctgcactcccccacctggagTATCATCATGGGACGTACCTGCCCTGGCAGGACAGACCGTATCTgtatgtcccactcctctcccacgctctcccactcccaccagccaccgcacctcctcaactcccacgctccaccactccaccagccacagcacctcctccactcccacgctccaccactccaccagccaccgcaactcctccactcccacgctcgaccactccaccagccaccgcaactcctccactcccacgctccaccactccaccagccaccgcaactcctccactcccacgctccaccactccaccagcaaTTGCACCACTCACACATccacgtccactcccacgtccactcccacgtccactcatcctctctatttcagtcactcacaaaaacaaatataaaccaaaatgacacactaacaaagtttaatcacactaacaatacaaaaatatagagaaacaaaatataataacacaagacaactcacACAATAATTGccaacaaatcaccaactctctcttactactactactaccacCAACTCCACTCTATCTCTCCTCACAACAACACCCACACTAGCTGAACAAAATGGCCGCTTTATATAGGGTATCCCTCCAAAATAGTGTCGCGAAAGTGTTATTACTATTGTATACATGTGATGAGCTAAATACATCACTTCAGCATTTCAGCATTTAACCACTACACTACCATGTGCCAACAaagatatatatgacacacacacacactaattgacAACAATATTATATTGAATGGATTCACTCCTTCCATGGACTCTCCCACAGATACCCCAGGAAACTAAGAGGACATACAGGAACCTCAGGGGACCATAATTGCCTTAGCGTGGAGATGACCAAATTATCAAAAAAATTGTAACGTTTGCTTTTATAATACTGTCAATGAGCatggggtcttcagagctgaaacgaattggtttcagcctcggggacccccctacttcagaagataaaggccccgtaatgggatgccagtatcccctgcagaatgtaaatttCCCAGTCCCGTGACGCAGAAGCTTTAAAATTACAGTGGAtatcggcacctcataacggggcctgtatctcctgaagtagggggccccccggacctgaaaccaatgctgttcaggtccggagaccccctgctgttgtacactattattaaaatgtacttatTTAGAGTACGATCGCCTGttacagccttgcatggagatgccaaatctccatgcaaatgttacaggcggcttattttttctatcagctagcgtacgtgaagtttaagaatgctagcaggggggaaaaagcaacatgtacgctgtggctgttttgagcacgtacgttagaaaatgggctcaaggcctcagtgaatcgcgtctctggcctcactttttaacggacgtgcttttttatTTCATCCGGACGCACAAGCATGGAgcatagtgcatagcccccttagtctctgcagggcagtcTTTCCTAGCTTccaaatgaagccggttgctctgctatacgtgacagagcaactttgaaatgcccaccctagcttcatcgactcaagccactagatcgtctggttctctgacttgggcatctccttacatacactccactaagctatccttagcatggaggtaggaagagcgaccaatcagagagtATGGGAACCCTAGTATAACATTTATgttcaccacaaaccgggaccagacCACGGGGCTAAATGGGGATTGATATGCACCGAACTTAGACCACAAAGCCGGGTCGGATTGCATAGTCCATAGTCAtgcatagccgggtcagggttggagaaggcagggtaatccattGGCAAGCCTgtgtcaaggcaggcggcacaggagcgaagGTCGAGGTCACAGGCAGGATTTGGCAACAGGAAAAACTCCAGTGAAGGCGCTTCAGCGTAGGTGCTGTAGGTGCTGTAGGGTAAGGCTACTGGGAGGGGAAACAGGAACAGGACATAGAGTAGGCCACAGGATATACAAGGACTGCCGACAGGCCACAGAAGCACTGAGGAATTCAGTGTAGCCGCTTCAGCGCGGtgaaggcgaagtctgccaggaacaggAATAGTAGCACTGGGGCTACAGGACAGGAAAGGCCTTAGGATGCAGGAGACTTCAGGAAAAAGTGACAATAGCACAAGAAGGTCATGTCATTTAAAACAGAGATGCTTGTGGCAAGTACAGTTACTTTGaaagaaagtctatgttcagccacTTCCTGGGGGAAGCAGAATGCAACAACCGTGTATAAGCTCTAAGAGCAAAGGTAATGGATGCCAAGAAGGGCAAagtcaataataaataaataataaacggaGTTGACACCGGGATGTCAGGTGACGGGTTAAAGGACTGTAATGTTGAAGACTCGGTGACGGGTAGAGCAAGAGAGGGCTATAGTGATGGGGAACACGAGGTACTTACTCAGTCCCTAGCCCTGGCCAGATCTtgcccggtgtggagtccacgcgactcactggagatcaccgctctgctctccctccttccaGCTCCAGTCCTGATGCTACGAACTTAGAAGCGTCTCCCTCTGCATCTGCGGCTGCATCCGCAtccggtggtgaacgctgatcctCACACGTGacagcagagaaggggaaggatcggtggtccatccgctccaaggaaaaaaggtaagaactcaccagcgtGGAGATTAAAAATGTTACtttattaggctacataaaaaacaaaaaacagacagcaCAAATagactctcccacgcgtttcacgcctgctatggcgctttttcaaggagtgcaGAGAAAGGGGAGGCCCTGGGTATTTAACGCACACCCCGTCATGCAAAACAGCTGGAGTGAATAGCCAATTGATTCTGTTTtgcaggaagaagagagaagaccagaaagaaagaaaaaaagaaaaaagaaaagaagaatgaCAATAGAGATACAAGATAATCAACTGTGGAGAACAAACaacacaatgtgaataaagttaataaaaagatgaaataataaataaataataaatacataaacaatgTGGGACAAAGGTGATACGTTTAACTTGATCCTAATCAAATGATAGAACATCCTACCAAGCCTCATACAGATTAAGCGGCCATATAAGAAAAGCCTATCTAGAGGAATGGGTGCAGAGTTAACCCATTCATGTATGGATACATTAGTACATACAAAACTTCAAAGGGTACTTCAATGCACATATTTAAGGGGAAGATTATACATTAGAAACGGTAATCAATGTCACTGACACATCCAAtgagaataaaagaaaaaagaaaaagacaacaATATATCAACCTGGCTAAAGATATGTATTAAAGATATATATTTGAAGGTGACATTGGAGTCTGTGTAAACGCACCACAGGGGGAGGCAGATAATGAAAGGGATAAGAAAGATTGCACTAATATAATGACTTTAATTTAAGTACAGTCTAATTGTATAGACCAATAGTGCTGAAGTGCAATGCTATAAAAAGCTCTTCAAATCCCAGTcaatatttaacccattgggtaCTAAAGTATTGAGTGTGAATATCCAAAATGCCTCACGTCTATGAAGCAAATTGATTCTATCTCCACCTCTATAGTGCTGTTTAACAGACTCCAGTGCAACACATTTGAAGTTCAGCAGACTTCCTGGGGGAAGGGCAGGCACTAAGAAGCAAGGGCAACCAATAGGGGCAGGGCTGCCTAGAAGGCAAGGTCAAACAAACTGCCGTGTAATTGCAGGAGCAGATGGTTCTGACAGTTTAGTGCAGGGAGGGATTTGCCCAGAACTCTATTGCCCTGTAAGAGtgatccagccaaacccaggaccaGATTCCTTAAACCTATCacactagccaatagaaatggGGACTCGTATCTTGGCTGATGTCAGAAGAGGGGGCGTGCCATGGGCAGGATATATAAATTGACCAATTGGAAACATGCCAACATTCTCCCGCTTACCCCAGACAACCCATTGCcccctactgggcaggctccactgagtctggtaAACCAGAGGGTCCTCCTCGTAGGGGGTCTCTGTTTTGGGCtcaaaaaccaggagtctgggggaccccagtgtaattcaacccgcataccggcaaatcatgcctgcatgccggggagaattaggggactaccggtatctttggcccccgaactcttgcaaacaaaacaattgcatttctacccaaatatcccacctaaaatttACACATAGAAAGTTTTTGACACATAGGAAATTAAGTTCGGGGTTTCCCCCATGCTTTTTCTGGTTGGTGGGGGAAAAACCTGGCTCTGTAtcctatttttgtgtgtgttaattCTCAAATAAAACTGCAACCaattgtaaccctttttgtgaaccggccgacccacccaatatcacattggcccctcgtggtctaaccggtccctttccctgcaacacacctgctctaaaggactactggtactgcataacctgtgtggctccaggagatctgagcctccgctagctgggagcctggggaaacccttacccttacttggtgcagcgcctccacttacccaggatcccccgtgaggaaagatagccctgagtaagaaatacaataacacacagatacgataaccaataactaactctttacttaacacacatataacacattacataacataaccataaccagatgctctacccgcatcacatcaacccaatgtctggtgtaccccacccagtgtcctgtgatcaccccacacccaatgtctcgtcctcctacgaaaggtcgtgggtgactgcgcagtcactatttaagctagggcccagttggtgcacttagaatatggaagataccttccgagcactccgatgctcgggaccgcaacacactttcttctaaaagggtcagacgtccgtctgatccttttccaggtactctgctgatggaccccaacgagggtcccaccgctcaacgggaactgcaaccgaaccacggcaacaccaaccgcgtgggaacagcaaccgccgctatccctatcactaaccactgctagagcgacagcaaccctaacctagggcctgtccctgaggaaccgcaacctgggatggcttggggaaaactcctagggcctgtggacaataaccgccccccccttcccctagctacccagtctcaactgtatctCTAACtcactagctattaactagctactcctaaagcacctgcagctgacacaccgctcacactgtcagcctgcagggatccacacacgctacacacacactgcacgcactgcgcccagcacatgcagcgacaacacacacagacagctgcaatcacacacagccacctggatcccgcagcaatcccactgcttacacactgtgcctctttgccagtgcccacagccctctccgctgtggcactgccaaaccagcaccttccacacctaagggtcacctccctagctatggccgtccctcttcagtta
It encodes:
- the LOC142494426 gene encoding uncharacterized protein LOC142494426 encodes the protein MTKQQETLDNMANSLSIIAKCMGQVVAHVQAQPMPQSQPQSQPESEPQAQSDVHLLSDPELLSDLELLSEPETQREPETQREPETQREPETQREPETKREPETQREPETQTEPETQTEPETQTEPETQAMVQQDPMAQDPMAQAIPLALALAQPQQHQLALAQPLALTQPLAQPPALAQPLAQPPALAQPLAQPPALAQPLAQPPALAQPLAQPPALAQPLAQPPALAQPLAQPPALAQPLAQPPAMAQPLAQPRHWLNSWHNPRHWLNHWHWLKHWHNPRHWLNHWHNPWHWLYHWHNPWHWLNHWHNPRHWHNPWHWLYHWQNPRHWLNHWHWLKHWHNPQHWLNHWHWPSIQRQEEDNDQLTMDVIPQQGLPHVHPKDYPKKVVNVL